The genomic DNA AGAGATGAACTTTTTATTACCACTAAATTATGGATTCAGGATGCAGGCTATGACAGCACAAAAAGAGCTTTTGAAGAATCATTGAAAAGGCTTCAGACGGACTATCTTGATCTTTATCTTATACACCAGCCCTTCGGAGATATTTACAGTTCATGGCGTGCCATGGAGGATTTATACAATGAAGGAAAAATCCGTGCTATCGGTGTAAGCAATTTTCTTCCTGATCGTCTTCTTGATCTTATTTTACACAATAAAATTACCCCTGCAGTTAATCAGGTAGAAACTCATCCTTTTCTTCAGCAGATTGAAAATGCAGAATTTATGAAAGAGAATAATGTACAGATCGAGTCATGGGCTCCGTTTGCAGAAGGAAAAAACAATATATTTCAAAATGAAATTCTTCTATCAATTGCCGGAAAATATAATAAATCTGTTGCACAGATAATATTAAGATGGCTGACTCAAAGAGATATCGTAGTTATTCCAAAATCAGTTCGTAAAGAAAGAATAATCGAAAATTTTGATATTTTTGATTTTGAGCTCTCAAAAGAAGATATGGAAAAAATTGTAACATTGAATACAGATCAAAGCTCTTTTTTCTCACACCGTGACCCGGAAATGGTAAGATTTCTTTCTAGTATAAGATATGATGACTAATCAGAGTTTTATCAGATAACTTTTTATATCTTTAGAGACTGCAGTATGTACTGTTTTTTGCAGTTTGCTGCAATCTTTTTTTCTTTATAATAAAAAAGATAAAAAAACACTTGCTTT from Sebaldella termitidis ATCC 33386 includes the following:
- a CDS encoding aldo/keto reductase, which gives rise to MKNVTLNNGIQMPVLGFGVYQITDPAECEQAVYDALMAGYRLIDTAAAYKNEEAVGKAVIKSGIPRDELFITTKLWIQDAGYDSTKRAFEESLKRLQTDYLDLYLIHQPFGDIYSSWRAMEDLYNEGKIRAIGVSNFLPDRLLDLILHNKITPAVNQVETHPFLQQIENAEFMKENNVQIESWAPFAEGKNNIFQNEILLSIAGKYNKSVAQIILRWLTQRDIVVIPKSVRKERIIENFDIFDFELSKEDMEKIVTLNTDQSSFFSHRDPEMVRFLSSIRYDD